The sequence GGAGAATACCGAGCAGGTGCGGGCCTTTCTCGACCGTCACCCCGCCTTCCGCCTCGTGCCGCCGGCGGAAGCCGCGCTGGCGCTCGGCGAGCGCGGCATGGCACTGCGCGCCGCAGCGCTGGAGCGGCCCGAGGGGCTGCTGCTGACCCCGCGCCGCACCGGCACGGACGGCTTCTTCATCAGCCTGATGGTGCGCGGTGAGCAAGCCGGATAAATGAACGCAACAGAGACCGCCCGCGCCGCCGAGAGCCACGAGACAGAGCCCGCCATGACCCAGTTTGAACCGACCGCCGCCACCGCCGAGCACGACACCATCCTCATCATCGACTTCGGCTCGCAGGTCACGCAGCTCATCGCCCGCCGCGTGCGCGAGGAGGGGGTCTATTCCGAGATCGTGCCGTTCCAGAGCGCGGCGGAAGCGGTGCGGCGGCTGAAGCCGGTTGGCATCATCTTCTCCGGCGGCCCCGCCTCCGTCACGGATGCGGACAGCCCGCGCGCGCCGCAGGAAGCGTTCGATCTCGGCGTGCCGATCTTCGCCATCTGCTACGGCCAGCAGACCTGCGCGCTGCAACTCGGCGGCGAGGTGGAGGGTGGCCACGCCGCGGAATTCGGCCGCGCCGAGGTGACGGTGCACAAGCCGAGCGCGCTCTATGAGGGCGTGTGGGAGGTGGGCGAGCGCTATCCCGTGTGGATGAGCCATGGCGACCGCGTGACCCGCCTGCCGGAGGGATTCGAGGTGGTGGCGACCTCCGAGAACGCGCCCTTCGCTGTCGCGGTGAACGAGCAGCGCCGCATCTACACCACCATGTTCCACCCGGAAGTGGTGCACACGCCGCATGGCGCGGCGCTGATCCGCAATTTCGTCCGCAAGATCGCCGGCGCGCGCGGCGACTGGGGCATGCGGGCGTATCGCGAGGAGTCCATTCGCCGCATCCGCGAGCAGGTGGGGGCGGAAAAGGTGATCTGCGGCCTGTCGGGCGGCGTCGATTCCTCCGTGGCGGCGGTGCTGATCCACGAGGCGATCGGCGACCAGCTCACCTGCGTGTTCGTCGACCACGGCCTGCTGCGGCTCGGCGAGGCGGAGAAGGTCGTCACCCTGTTCCGCGACGCCTACAACATCCCGCTGGTGCATGTGGATGCGTCCGAGATGTTCTTGGGTGCGCTGGCGGGCGTGACTGACCCCGAGGTGAAGCGCAAGACCATCGGCAAGCTGTTCATCGACGTGTTCGAGGCCGAGGCGAAGAAGATCGGCGGTGCCGCCTTCCTCGCCCAGGGCACGCTCTACCCCGACGTGATCGAGTCGGTTTCGTTCACCGGCGGCCCCTCGGTGACGATCAAGAGCCACCACAATGTGGGTGGTCTGCCCGACCGTATGAACATGAAGCTGGTGGAGCCGCTGCGCGAACTGTTCAAGGACGAGGTGCGCGCGCTCGGCCGCGAACTCGGCCTCCCGGAGGTGTTTGTCGGTCGCCACCCCTTCCCGGGACCAGGCCTCGCCATACGCTGCCCCGGCGAGATCACCCGCGAGAAGCTCGACATCCTGCGCCTTGCCGATGAGATCTACCTCGAAGAGATCCGCCGCCACGGGCTTTACGAGGAAATCTGGCAGGCCTTCGCCGTGATCCTGCCGGTGAAGACCGTGGGCGTGATGGGCGACTTCCGCACCTATGACTATGTGGTCGGCCTGCGCGCCGTCACCTCGGTGGACGGCATGACGGCGGATTTCTACCCGTTCGACATGGCCTTCCTCGGCCGCGTCGCCACCCGCATCGTCAACGAGGTGAAGGGCGTCAACCGCGTGGTCTACGATGTGACCTCCAAGCCGCCCGGGACCATCGAGTGGGAGTGAACTAGGGTGGTTTCAGACCATCCAGCGCCGTGCTGGAAATCGCACCAACCCATTGGCTAGAAACGATTTTTCTTCCTACCCCGTATCACTGCATGTCACCCCAGCCGGACCACTTTGTTGGTACCGATGTTGGTATGGCGCAGGATGGTCGAGAAACGGGCTTTCGATACCAGCAGCGCCTGTTGATGGTATCCGTTCGCCCCTCGATCGGATGCGGATTTATGAGCGAACTCACTGATAAAGAACTGAAAAATCTCAAGCCGAGGGCCAAGCTCTACAAGGTGACGGACCGCGATGGGATGTACGCGGCCGTCACCCCCACCGGCGTCGTCTCGTTCCGGTATCAGTACCGGGTGAACGGGCGGCAGGAGGTCTTGACCATCGGCCGATATAAGGCCGAGGCGACGCGCAAGCTGACACGGGCGCCCGACGCCCTGGAGTACGGCATGGAGGTGTCGCTTGCGGAGGCGAGAACGCTGCTGGCGCGCGCCCGTCGTCAGGTCGAGCGGGGCGAGTCGCCGTCGAAAGCCAAGGTAGAGAAGCGCACCGCGTCAGCCGAGGCGTTGACGTTCGGCGGGTGGGCGGAAGCCTATTTCAAGCATAAGGCCGATCCCAAGTCAGGGGCCGAGAAACTGGCTGACAGCACCCTGTCGATGCGCCGATCCGTCTATGATCGCGCCATCGCGGGAGAGTTGTCGAAGCTCAAGCTCGGGGAAGTGACGCCGCAACGCCTCAAACATCTGTGCGACGAGGTTAAAGAGAAGCGCGGGCCGGCCGTCGCCGTGCATGTCCGCGAGGTCGTGTTGCTGGTGTTCCGTCATGCTCAGGGAAGCGGGCTGGACGTGAGCAATCCGGCCGAGTCGATCCGCACCAGCGCCATCGCCACCTTTGAGCCCCGCGAGCGCGCCCTTTCACCCTCCGAGGTCCGCGCGGTCCTGGCGGCCTTGGATCATGTGTCGGCGGCGCCCGCGCTACGCTTGGCGGTGAAGTTTGTCCTGCTGACCGGCGTCCGGAAGTCCGAGTTCATCGACGCCACCTGGAAGGAAATCGACTTCGCCGCCGCCCGCTGGACGATCCCGGCCGAGCGCATGAAGGCCGGCAAGGCGCATGTGGTCCCGCTGAGCGATCAGGCTCTCGACATTCTGACGGTGTTCCGCACCATGTTCGGCGCCAGCCGATACCTGCACCCCGGCCGATACGACAGCGATACGCCGATCAGCAATGCCACCCTCAACCGCGTGATCGACACCGTTGTGGAGCGCATCCGCGAGACTGATCCTGATTTTCAGAGCTTCGGCGTTCACGATCTCCGTCGCACATTCTCGACCGGCCTGAACCGCGCCAAGTTTGATGATCGTTGGATCGAGATGAGCCTGGCCCATGCGCCCCGGAACCGGATCGCCGCCGTCTACAACGTGAACCGCTACCTCGCCGAGCGAAAGATCATGCTTCAGTGCTGGGCTGACATGCTCGACGCTTGGGTAGACGGGCGATCCGCGAGGGATCTGATCGCCGCCGCAAAACAGCGCGCCGCCGAGGTTCACGATGAAGAGTTGGATGATGATCTCTGAGTGATGCTTCCTCGTCCATTCTGTCAGTCATTGGTGGCCCGCCATCGGGGCGGATCGGCAACCCATCGGTTGATGTCGGATTCCCGCCAGCCAGCGCCGTTGGTGCTGATCTTCAGCTGAGCGGGGAAGGTCCCTTCCGCGATTTTGCGGTAGATGGTGGAACGGGACAGGCCGGTGCGGGCGAGGACGGTCTTCAGGCGGATGATACGCTCTGGTGTCTGCATGGCGGTGCTGCCTCCTACTGGACGCGCCTGATGGCGCCTGCTCCAGACAAGGCATGGGATCACCGACCGGCAAGAGGATGAACGGGGCCGGTGGGGCGTGGCGAACCGGCGGCGGCACATCGGACGGATTTAGAGACCGAGGCTCCGGCTCCGGTCGAAGTCGATGCCCTGGCTGTGGGCGAGTTCTCGGCCCAGGCTGCGGCCGGTTTCAAAGCTGATGCCGAGTTCCTTCCTGCGAGTGGCGAGCAGGGATTCGAGCTGCGGATCGCGCTCCAGGCTACGCGCCATGTCGCCCATCTGGACGCGGGTCGCCTTGTAGCCGGCGGTGTCGCCTTGCGCGTACTGGCGTTCGCGGTTCCGGTCGAGCTTCTGCCAGCGTTCCACGAAGCGATCGGCGCGGCGCTCCGGATCGGTGCGGATTTCGGTTTCAAGCTGGAGGGCGCGGACGGCGCGATTGAGCTTGCCGCCGCCGGCTTCGTGCACCAGCTCCGGGTCCTTCTCATAGGCCGCTTCTGCATCTCGCCAGCCATGGGGCCGTACCTCCTCAAACGCCTTGCGGGCGTCGGTGAGCTCGCGCAGCTGCTCGGGCGTTCCCTGGCCGGTCGCCTCCGCCGTGGTGAGGATCGCGTCCCACGCGCGGGCATGACGGATGAGCGCGCGGGTTCGCGCCCGCCGCAGCACCGCCTCTGGATCCTCCGGAGGCTCTTGGGCGAGCGGCGCGACTTTGCTCGCGAGCTCTTCGCGCAGGGCTGGCGCTTCCCGTCCCGCGTCCACGGACGGCTTTAGCGTATCAACGAGGTCGCGTAGCTTCTCCGGGACCTTCCGCACCATCTCCATTACCCGCTGGCGGAAGGTGATGCCGCGCCGCTCGGCATAGGCCTGCGCCGGGTCGGAGCGCGCGTAGTCCGACGCCATGTCCTTGGCCCGGTCACGCGACAGGGTGCGTACCAGCCGGTCCCCATCCGCGAAGTCGTCGCGGCCATAGTGCAGCTCCATCCCGTCGCGGTGGCGCGACAGCGCGACATAGCTGGAATGGGCATCCATGCCGGGCGTCGCCAGCACATGGGTGCGGTCTACCGTCATGCCCTGCGCCTTGTGGATGGTGGCGGCATAGCCGTGGTCGATGCGGTTATAATCCTTCACTTCGAAGGAGATGGATCGTCCATCATCCGTGCGCACCGACATGCTTTGCGCGCTGACCTGCTCGATGGTGCCGAGCGTGCCGTTCTTCACGCCCAGCCCACGCTCGTTCTGCAGGAACATGACACGGTCGCCGCGGGCGAAGGAGCGCGCCCCGCGCTCCACGATGACACGCACCTCCTCGCCGAGATCGCCGGCCTCCCGCATGCGTGCGCGGGCGGCCTGGTTGAGCGCGCGCACCTCGTCATTGGTGTGGGTGAGGATGATGCGGCTGCGGTCCGGCGCGGCCTGGCGGTCTCGGTCCCAGCGGTCGATCAGCTCGCCACGTGCCTGCTCCCGCGTTTGAGCGGCATGGACCATGCCATTCCTCTCATAGGCCTGGATGGCCTCGTCGATCTTGCCAGTCGCCAGGTCGCGCGTGGCGTCGCGCTGCCACTCCGCGCGCTGGCGGCGCACTTCGCTGATCTCAGCACCACTGTAGCGCTCGACGAGGGAGCGGAAGGCGGCGCCGGCCTCAATGGATTGCAGCTGCTGCGGATCGCCAACCAGCACCACCTTGGCGCCAACGTCAGCGGCATGGGAGAGCACGCGCCCCAGCTGGCGCGTGCCGACCATGCCGGCCTCGTCGATCACCAGAACATCGCGTGAGGTGAGCATATCCCGACCCTGGCTCCAGCCATGTTCAAGACTGGCGATGGTGCGCGACGTGATGCCCGATCCGCTCTCCAGATTCTCCGCCGCAATGCCGGACAGGGCCACGCCGCGAACCTCCAGGCCGGCCGCCTCCCAGGCCTCGCGGGCGACACCCAGCATCGCGCTCTTCCCCGTCCCGGCATAGCCGACGACGATGCCGAGATCGCGCGTGCCCGTGATCTGCGCCAGTGCGTCGGACTGCTCGCCGGAGAGAACAAGCCCGCGCTGCTCGGCACGCGCCAGCGCCGCGTTCCTGTCGCCATCCCTCACCGCATGGCGCTCGCGCTCGGCCATCATCCCGGCGGCCCTATGCAGGCGCTGCTCGGCCTCGATCATTTGCCGCGTGGTGAAGCGATTTTCGCCCCGTCCGTCCTTGCCGAGCTCGACGAGATCGGGCGCACGGCCCATCGCGCCCATCACCTCGTTGAACTGCTCGATCCCGTCACTGTGGCGATGCGCGAAGCGCGCCATGTCGCGCCGGGTGAAGGTCGACTGCTGATGGCTGATGGCATCCAGTGCCAGGGCCGGATCGGCGATGATCCGTGCACCATTGCCGCGCGCGATCTCGCGATGCAGCTCCGCCCGATCAGCAGCCTCAATCCCTTCCCCTTCGATGCGCTGGGCGGGTGCGCCGATCTGGCTCTGCGGCTCCAGCGCGATGCCCTGCGCCTCAAAACTGCGATGATCGATGCGCGCGTCGATGTCGAGTTCGGCCAGCCGCTCATTAGCGAGCACGGCCCAGCGCTCGCGCCAGCGCTCCACTATCTGGGTCGCATTCCACTCGCGCACCTTCGGGCCGAAGCCATCCTCGTCCACCGAGCGCATGGTGAGCATGACATGGGCATGGGGCTTGGCCATGCCATCCTCGCCACGATCCCAATGCACATTGAGATCGGCGACCATACCGAGATCGACGAACTCGGATTGGACGAAGTCGCGGGCGAGCGCGATCCCCTGCGCGTGGTTCATCTCTCGCGGCAGGGCGAACTCGACCTCGCGGGCGAGCTGCGCGTCCTTCCGCAGCTCGAAGGCTTCGACATCGTTCCAGAGCCGCTCGCGGTCGCCCCAAACCTCAGGCGCCCCGTCGGGCAGCAGTACCTCGGAATGCACGACGCCGCGCTTGCTGGAGAAGTCCTGGACACGATCGATGCGCGCATCGCGCAACCGTCCAGCAGAGCGGTAGGCGGCGGACGCTACCGCACTGGAGCCGGCCTTGCGGCCGATGACCTTGACGTGAAGATGATAGATCGCCATCGCGATCCGAACATCAGCACGGCGAAGCGAACGTCGGAACGACGTATAAGCGCGCCCTCCCTCGAAAAAATCTCGGGAGCGACGAGCCCATCCCAGTCTGTCCCGGCAATAGTACAGCCCTCCAGATCGCACTCAACTATCATTCGTCAATCGACTGCTGATGGAGAGGACCATGCGCAAGCCACGGGACTTCGACGCGGAACTGAAGGCACTGGAAGACAAGGCACGAGATCTCAGAACCCGCAAAGTACAGCAACTCGGCGATCTGGTGATCGCCACTGGCGCCGACACGCTCACGGTAGAGGAATTGGCCGGCGCCCTGCTCGTGCTGGCCGAGACCAAGGACCCCGGACGGAAGGAGGCGTGGGCGCGACGGGGCGCCGCGTTCTTTCAGGGACGGGCACGCCGATCTGCATCAGCGCCTGACGACAACGCAGTCAGCGCTCCGGCGCAACCGGGCAGCGCGCAACCGTCATCAGACAGCACGGGCGCGGCATGATATGCGCGACTGGCAGGTCGAGCGTCGCAAGCGCACGCGGCGCCTGATCGAGCTCGGCGGGCTCGTCGTCAAATCGGGCGTCGACCTAACCGGCGACGATCGCGCCGTGATCTATGGGGCGCTGCTCTGGATGGCGGACAAGCTCCAAGGTGAGCAGGGAGAACAGGCGCGCAGCCTTTGGATGGCGAAAGCAAAGCAGGCGTTCGAAGAAGACCGCCATGAGTGAAAACTGTGGCCTGACCCGTAGTTGCTCTTGGCCTGATCCGCTTCGGGCGAGGTTCGACCAAGGCCAGGGCGAATTGCGACTTTTCTATTTGTGGCAGATCACGCAGCCAGCCGACGCTTCGTCTATCGGACCAAGCCGGAGATCGCGCTCGCCGAGATCGATCGGGCACGCGCGGCGGGCCTGCGCTTCGGCTGCGTGCTGTCCGATGCCGGCTATGGCCTCTCCGCCTCGTTCCGGCAGGGCCTGAGCGAGCGGGGGCTTGTCTGGGCGGTCGGCATTGCCTTCAAGCAGAAGGTCTATCCCGTCGACGTGGCGATGATTTTCCCCGTCGCCGGGCGCGGCCGCCCGCGAAAGCGCCATGTCCCGGACACGGCGTCGGTCAGCGCACAGGCGATGCTGGAAGAGGCGCCTTGGCGGATGCTGAGCTGGCGGCGCGGGACGAAGGGGCGCCTGAAGGCCCGCTTTGCTGCGAGGCGCGTGCGTGTCGCCGACGGTCCGCCACAGCGGATCGGCGCCATGGGCGCCCAGCATCTGCCGGGCGAGGAGGTCTGGCTGATCGGAGAACACCGCTCAAATGGAGACCGCAAATACTATCTCTCGAACCTGCCGGCCGACACCTCGCTCACGCACTTGGCCGGCGCGATCAAGGCGCGCTGGATCTGTGAGCAGGCGCATCAGCAGTTGAAGGAGGAACTCGGTCTCGACCACTTTGAGGGACGATCATGGGCCGGGCTGCACCGCCACGCGCTCATGACCATGATTGCCTACGCCTTCCTCCAGTCCCGCCGCCCCAAACAGGCGAAGCGGGAAAAAAAGAAGCCAGGGTCCGCCACCACAGCCAACCCTTCCAGCGATCCGGGCAGCCATCATCTTCAGGATCGAACGGTCGCCTCCGACGCGATGTCCTCATTGCAACCGATGGCTCGTTCCTAAAAATCTGCCAAAGTAGTGCTAGGGACGGCTCAACGATGTATTTCTTGCAACTCCTGGAAAATAACTGGCGAATAGGCAGCGTTTAAATCGATAAGTTGAAAAATATATCGGAGAACCTTGAGCGATTAAACTCATCAGAAAAATCTTTTTGAACAAATTTTTAAGTAACAACCCGACCTAGCTCTTGATCGACAAAATATCTCGCGCCTTAAATATTCTCATTTGCCGAGGTATATTTCCCTGGAAATCTAAATGGAGAGCCCCGGCAAAAATTGCATAAAAATGTGTCTGCTCAAAATTTGACCCACAGCTGCGCTTGACAGGCGGTAGAGCCTATGCAAGTTTTTTGCCAGCAACACAGCTATCCGAAAATATCGGCATCAACGCCCCACTGCTCTCGCCCCCTCAATGGGACGGGCCGCGTGGGGCGTTTTGCGTTGTTAGCCCGAAAACCTGGAGGATAATCATGTCGACTGTCATGCCGCAAAATGCCCAGCTTACCGGTTCGAGGGCCGCGCCCGTCGCCATTCCCCTGCGCGACGTCCTGCCCTGGGCCGTCTTCGGTGGCCTCATGATGGTTCTGGCCATCTATTTCGTCGGTGTCGAAGAAGGCGCCCTCTCACTCTTCTCGGGGTCCTACGTCCACGAATACGTGCACGACGCCCGCCACCTGCTCGGCTTCCCCTGCCACTGAGGAGTGAGAAAATGGCCGGAAAACTCTTGTTCAAGGGGATGTTGGCCGGTCTGGTCGCCGGCCTTGTCATCTTCGTCTTCCTCCACGCCTTCGGCGAATCCCAGATCGAGCACGCCATCGCCTTCGAGGAACGCATGGAGGCCGCCCAGGCGCTCCCGCAGGGCGGGCACGCCATGGCGACCGAGCCTGAACTCGTCAGCCGGCAGATCCAGGCCGGCATCGGCCTGCTCACTGGCGTCCTCGTCTATGGCGCGGGCGTCGGCGGCCTCTTCGCCATCGCCTTTGCCTTCGCCAATGGACGCCTCGGCCCTCTCAGCCCACGAAGCACGGCGATCCTCCTGGCCTGCGTCGGCCTGATCGCGGCGATCCTCGTCCCCGCGCTCAAATATCCGCCCAATCCGCCCGCCGTCGGCAGCGGGGACACCATCAACGCCCGCACACAGCTCTACTTCGTGATGATGGCCTTCTCGCTGATCACCGCCGTGGCCTCACTTATCACAGCACGCAGACTCTGGGCTTCCCTCGGCGGCTGGCGCGCCAGCCTCCTCGCGGCAGGCGCCTATGTTGTCGCCATCGCTCTGGCAATGGCCGCCCTGCCTTCGATCAACGAGATCCCCGAGGCCTTCCCTATCGACACGCTCCACAACTTCCGCCTCGCATCCCTGGCCGCCCACGTCATCTTCTGGACCGTTCTCGCTGCCGCCTTCGCGGCAATCCACACCAAACAAAAGCCCGCCGCGCCCCACAGCCAGGCCGTGCAATGACCCTCACACGGCACGGCTGAACCCGACCCCTCACAAAGGGCGGAACGTGCAATCCGCACGTCGCTGCAAAAGAAAAGATCCGAGGAACAGAAGAATGTCCACAAATGCAGGTCTGGATCTTCGCCGTGGGAGACCTCTCCCTGCCATAGGTTCCACTGAAGCCAAGCTGCAGCAGCGTAAGCTCGACGCTTTGAAGCGTGGTATCCACAGAATCCCGAACTCTTCCGAGCATCCGTTTGGCATTCACCTGATTGCCGTTGGAGAAATGGGAGCGAGCGTAGCCCAATCGTTCCTGAACAGCGCTCCCACCGACCTGCTGGACCCGCCGGGCTCCCGACTTACGGTCTTGGGCGTCGATATCGGCGATGAGCAACTGAAGACCGTAAGGGACATGGCCTTCAAGTTTCCGGGCGAGCGATCTCAGATCGAAACAGTGTCCCTCGATCTGCCGGCGATGGATGAACTGCAAGCGTCCATTTCCAAATACATCGACTTTCTCAAGCTCGAATATCCCTTGTATCACCCGAACCAGGATTCAACGGCATGGCTGCCTGCTGACGCGCCGCTGCGGGACGCCGACGGCTCGGTGCCGCGTTCTGTAGCGAAGGCCGCATATGGACGCGCCTATTATGATGGCGATAGGCCAATGCACCGTTCCCTCAGACGCTTTGCCAGCAGTGTCGAAGCGACTGGCGGCGATTCCGTCGTGGCTATCGTCTTTGGACTCGGGGACAGCGTCGGCAGTGGGATTGCCCTGGATCTGGCACGTCATCTGTCTTCAGGGACTTTCGGTCGCCGCATCTTGGTAACGGGCGTTGGCATCGCACCCCATCAAGGCGATTGCGACGCAACACGCAGAGCGCGCTTGCATGCGGTCTTCTCCGAGCTTGACGTTCTTTGCGACGAAACCAAGAACAAAGGGATCACGCTCTCTTGCGGCGATCTCTTCAAGAACCCGTTCACCGCAGGTTTCATTATCGCACCGCAGCCGGCCGACATGGCGCAAGAGGACGCGCGGGCGACGGTAGAACGACAGTTGTCTTCGCTTTTTACCGAGCGCAGAGGCGCCAATTTCTGGGAAGCGCTGCGTTTGCTGAACTGGGTCGCCGCGCCATCGACGCAGCATTCGGCCGCGCGCACTCCCTGGGGCTCGCGCTGGATCCACATGTTCGGGTTCGGATCCGACAATACCGGCCCTCCCGACACGGATTTTCGCAGCGCTCTGGGCCTCCTTCCGGAGTATCAGCCCGAATTCCTGGAGCTTAGAACGTCCGAAACCGCAAGTGATCAAGTGGCGGAAACTTGGTTGGGCGCTCTGAACTCCGCGTTCGGGCCGGAAGTGCCCCCTCACAAGGTCGATGGCGGCGCGCCCGGTACCATTCAATACCTGCTGCCGCGGATCGCCCTGAAAGATCTTTCCGCTTTCCAGGGCGCGTTGGCGGCGTATGACGCAGAGCCGCTCGAACAACGGCACCTGCATCATGCACTTCTGCTCGAGCAAGGCCTCATTCTTTGCGAGTCCTCCAAGGTGATCGAGGGCATGGCCGGCGCGAGCATTGGTGAGGGCAAACAGTGGATCGCTGTTCCGCTGCGTGAACTGCGCGGCGAAGACTCGTAAGGAGATCCCCATGCCACTCGATTGGAATGAGGTCAAAGCTAAATACGGCGCCGGCTATCAGGTTCCGACCATCCGGGGTGGAAAGTTCGTCAACATCGTTCGCGTCGACGACGAGGCGATTTACATCGAAACCCCGATCTGGAGCGCGAAACTGCATCGCAAGAATCTGGAGACGGGCGTCGAGCTGATCGAATCCGGAGTGATCTCCAGAGATCCGGGACTCTTCGTGGAAGACTACATGCTCTACGTCGCCCACGAACGCGCCAGTTCGGTCGCGCACATACTCCGTCATCTCGGCATTCTGGATCAAACGGAGACCTTCAACATCCGTTGTTGATGGTGGCGCCTAACTACATCGGAAATCGACGGCAGCTCGTCTTAGCCGCCGAGACTACGCTCGTCAGACACATCGCAAATTGCATGAACTTCAACCAGAGGAGCTAAACGCATGGCATCGTCGTCCATATACAACAGCGCCACCGGAACCCAGTCACCGCATTGCATTCATGCGATCGGAATTGGCCGCACCGGCGCATGCTACATTGAGGCGCTGCTGCGCACCGGTGAGATCGAGGATCTGCTGGCCGAAGACCCGCGTGCGACCTGCGCGATGATGGTCGTGGACATCGGCGATCAGGACATGGCTATCGCCGTCGACTACGCGAACTCCTTCAAGCAGCGGTTGGAGTCGCGTGGCGTTTCGTCCGATCGCTTCAACTTCCAGGCCGTCGCTCTTCCCGTGCCGGGTAAGGCTGAATTCTTCGAGGGCCTTAACCGGACCCGCGAGTTCCTGAAGCTGGAATATCCCCGCTACTACTGGAACCCGAACTTCGAATCCTATGTGTCGCATAAGTATCAGATGCCAGAGGCCGGCAGTCACTTCCCGCGCCTTGTGGCCAAAGGCATTTATGCCAACGCGTACTATGCCGGCGAGCGCCCGATGGACGTTGCGCTTCGCAGCTTCGTGGACACGATCGAAGCATCGGCATTGCCTTCGATGGTGCTGGTTTCGTTCAGTATCGCTGGCGGCACGGGAAGCGGAATGGTCGTGGACCTCGCCCGCCATCTGTCAAACGTCAAGCTTGGCCGGAGAATTCCTGTGATCGGCGTCGGACAGCTCGCCCATAGCGGCGACGGCGACGACGTCTACAACTGCCCGGGGCAGTATACCGCACTCAATGAGCTGGATTGCATGCTTGATGACGACAAGAATGCCGGCGTCACGACGGTCTGGGGCGATCTCTACCGCAGCCCGTTCACCGGCGGCTTCTTTGTGGTCAACCCAGAGCACAGCTGGCAGCGTCTTACGGCCTATACGACGACCGGCGAAAAGGAAGTGCGTCACGGCTTCAAGGAGATGGTCACAAACCGCTTCGTCGCCGACTCCTTCATGCGCTTTGCCGTCATGGACTATGGACGCGTGCTGTTTCGCGCCCTCCGCCCGGCAGGCTTCACAGGCGCGCCGCACGAGACCCTTTCCTCCAAAGCCCGTAACTGGACGCTTTTCGACGTCGCCAAGCTGACCCACCCCGGCGTGCAGGTTCTTCCGGGCGAAGCCGGATCGAAGTGGCAGTCGGTCATCGCGCAGTGGATCGACTTCACTCCGCAGTACAGCGGCCTGAAAGACGGCTTCAAGACGGACTACGCCGAAGTTCATATTCATGCATCGCGGGACATGGGCTTCGAGAACATCGAAAAAGGCGTGAAGGAGATGATTTCGAAGTCCTACCTTCTTGAGGGGGATTCGACGTATCAGACCTATAATCACGAATTCTTCGATGCCTTGACGTCCTACGCCAACGTCATCCTTCCGGGCGTGGCGAAGACGGATCTCATCGCATTCTGGGAGAGCCAGAAGACCTACGACAAGCTCGACTGGGAATCCAAGCTGCTCGAGCATGCCTGGCTGGTGGATATCGGCCCCATGCTCTCCGAACCGGCGATCCGCTTCGAGGGCATGGCGGGCGAATGCATCTGGGGTTGCGCCTGCTGGGTGGTCGTGCCCTACGACCAGGTGCGCGGTGACAAGCTTCCGCCCCCGAACCGCAAGGTCATTCGGGAGGAAGGCATCGCAGCGATGACCAAGACTGTCGTCAAGACACCGGGCGGCGATGCCAAGCCCCTCGCACGGCAGCACGCGTAACAGCGTAGCGTCAACAAGATCGGAGCCGCCGAAAGCGGCTCCGAGCATCCGCGAGAGGCAACATGAACGACGACATTCTCCCCCTGCTGATCGAGGACGAGCCCTATTATCGAAGCACGGGCAACGAAGTGGAGCTGTTTAGCGCCGCGATGACGCGTGCCCTGCCGATGATGCTGAAAGGCCCGACCGGTTGCGGCAAGACGAGATTCGTCGAACATATGGCCTGGCGACTGAAGCGGCCCCTCGTCACCATGGCCTGCAATGAGGACATGACCGCTTCCGATCTGCTGGGCCGCTGGCTTCTC is a genomic window of Ancylobacter sp. IITR112 containing:
- a CDS encoding conjugal transfer protein TraD, with protein sequence MRKPRDFDAELKALEDKARDLRTRKVQQLGDLVIATGADTLTVEELAGALLVLAETKDPGRKEAWARRGAAFFQGRARRSASAPDDNAVSAPAQPGSAQPSSDSTGAA
- a CDS encoding CbtB-domain containing protein — its product is MSTVMPQNAQLTGSRAAPVAIPLRDVLPWAVFGGLMMVLAIYFVGVEEGALSLFSGSYVHEYVHDARHLLGFPCH
- a CDS encoding conjugal transfer protein TraD codes for the protein MRDWQVERRKRTRRLIELGGLVVKSGVDLTGDDRAVIYGALLWMADKLQGEQGEQARSLWMAKAKQAFEEDRHE
- a CDS encoding CbtA family protein, producing the protein MAGKLLFKGMLAGLVAGLVIFVFLHAFGESQIEHAIAFEERMEAAQALPQGGHAMATEPELVSRQIQAGIGLLTGVLVYGAGVGGLFAIAFAFANGRLGPLSPRSTAILLACVGLIAAILVPALKYPPNPPAVGSGDTINARTQLYFVMMAFSLITAVASLITARRLWASLGGWRASLLAAGAYVVAIALAMAALPSINEIPEAFPIDTLHNFRLASLAAHVIFWTVLAAAFAAIHTKQKPAAPHSQAVQ